The uncultured Cohaesibacter sp. region AGGAGGCTTGCGCGAAACTGGCCTCCAAACTGGCCTCCAAACTGTTGTAAATGTCTGAATTAATTAAATTTTTATATTCAATCGAGGCGTTTCGGCCTGCTTTGGACAGAATGGGGCAAAACGGGGTGGGGCCGCGTCTGGATTTTTGTTCACTCCATATAAAAACACCTGCCAATTTGCGGAATTGGCAAGTGCAAAAGCTCGGAAAAGATGATGGTGAGTGAAAAAGGACGCGGGCTTAGCGGTCGCAAAAGGCGCGGGACTTGGCCGTCCATTGGCCAAACTTGCTAGCCACAAGATTGCGGATAACCGCGCAGACATAGCGCTTTTGCGCGGGGTTGTTATCAGGGCCCGCATGATAACGAGCAACGGCCATTGTCCAGCTCCCCTGACGGGCACGCAACTGTCTTAGAAATTTGGCCGCATAGCGTACATTGGCGTGGGGATCGATCATTTCATCAAGGGATGCAAACTGATCTGAATGATAATAGTGATTGATCTGCATGCAGCCGATATCGATCAGCTTCTTGCCATTCTTTCGGGCCTCACGCACAGCGTCGAGCGCGGCGTGTTTGGAAGATGTCATCACCGTCTTGCCCTCGATATTGAGGGCGAAGGGGTGCAGCTTAAGGCCGCGCCCCGTTTCGGTTAGTCCGACCGCATAAAGAATCCCAAGCGGTACGCCCTCGCTGGCGGCTGCGGCGCGCATTTCCCGCTCGCAGACCGCGTCAACGGTCGCAGTTTCCGCCTGTGCGATTGTTGCACAGGCAGATCCGGCCACACAGGCGCTAAAGAGTAAGCCCGCGATAGGGCTGGCTTTCGTTTGTCGCTTCATGATGCACCCCGTCGGAATTGTCATCAAAGGACTCCATCGAAAAGAGGCCACCTTCATCTCTTGCGCCCGATTGCTGCTTTTGTCCGCCTTGGTCGCCCGAGCCGTTGTTAGCCCCGGAGGAACCGGACCGGTCCTGGCCATTCTGCTGGTTCAGACTGTCACTGGAAGAGGGGGGCAATATCTGGGATGGGCCCTTTTCATCCATCGCGACAACAGCAATGCGATCGGCTTGATAGCCAGCCTTTTGCAGCAATTTATTCAGCTCATGCTGGTTGGTCTCCAGCATTTTCGCCGTTTCCGCCTTGGAAGCCTCGATTCGTACCTCAATATTGTTATCATTCAGGCGCACGGAAAGACGTACTTTGCCCAAATCGGCCGGATGCAGCTGGATATCCAGCACGCGCAAAACATCGCCACTGCGATGTAGCTTCAATCCACTTGAGAATTGCCCATCAAGAGCGCTGTCGGGATTGGCCGAGCCCTGCCCATTGAGGCTGCCGCTCAAGGCGTCGCCAATTTGCCGAAGAACGGAATTGGCCGTGGTAAGACCCGTCTGAGGCGAAACCACACCATTCGTCTCCAGCATGTCCATTGGTGCAAAATGGGTTTCCTGTTTGAGCACGCTGAAGCCGTCACGCTGGGCCTTCTGGGTGGGCGTCAACATGGCATCCCTGACAATCGGCATGACCGTATCAAAAGCCGATGTCGCGCGGGTATCAAGAGAAAAGGCTTTAAGGTTGGTCGGATCGACCGGATTTGACTGGGCGCTTTTCGCCAACTGCTCCATAGAACCAAGGGACACCTTCTCCGGGGGCTGGGAAAGGCCCTGGAAGAGAGCCTTGGCATCTTTTGCAGCGCGGGCCTCTACTTTGCCCATGGAGCCTGCTGTCCCGTTATGCTGTTTGCCAGCAAGGGCGGCATCGCTCAAGGCCTGTTCGGGTAACTGGCCTTTGCCCGCCTGCAAAAGAGGGTCGGTATTTGCGCCAGTCTGCGCACTGCTGCCTGTTTTATCGGGTGCTTGCCCGAAGCCTGCTTGCGCTAGCAACTGCTGGACGGATTTGAAATCGGCTTTCTCGGCGCTCTGCTCGCTGGAGGCCTCAGCCGCGATTGTTGTGGCTGCCTTTTTATTGGCATCCGGAGAAACAAGATCGAACAGCTTTTCAAAGGAAGAGGGCCCTGTGTCACCATTGGCCTTGTCTGCCTGCTTCTTGTGCGATTTGCTTTCCAGCTCCGCTGCCTCATTGGCAGCCTGTTCGGCTTCGTCTCCGTAAGAGGCACTGTTATCATGGGCCTGTCGCTTGTGCTGACTGTCTCCGTGGACAGAGTGTTTTCCGGAAAACAGGGCCTTTGTGTTGACGTTGGCACCAGCGGCGGGGATGGTCTGACTAGGCATGCTTATTCACCTAAGAGAGGATTGTTTGGAAGAGGACAGAAAGAGATCGGTCTGACGAATGGCCTGTCTGCCCTCGGTCAGGGTTTCCAATTGCCAGCCCGGTTTACCCTTGTCGCCAGTGAGCGGCCTGATGGTGAAGGCCAATGCAGGGTCGCGGGTCTCGGGCCAGGCGCGGATATTGTTGATCACCTGGGATATTTTTTCTGCCAGAAGCTGGTCTCTGCTGGTGAGATTGCTGCGCTGCACCTTCCACAGATGCTGGAGCGACAGCTTGATGCTGTCTGCATCAATCATGGAGCCTGCCAGATAGAGATGGGAACGGGACTGGTCTTGCGAACCATCCAGTGTCAGTGGCAGGGCCGCTTTTGCCGCCTGTTGGGCAAGGGGGACATTGCCCGCAATCAGGCTTGAATAGGAGAGCAGCAGATAGAGACTGCGCCGAGCATCCATGTCAAACTCGGAGATGACCGTATCGAGTTCAGCAAAATTGCTGCCTTCTTTGCTCTCGCCAAACCGGCGCATGGCAATGGCAAAGCGGCGTCGGAAATCCGAATTATAGATCGAGTTGTTGAACCGCCGCATATATTGCAGGGAATAGGCCTGAAACAGTCTGGTGTCATTCTCTGCTGCTGCGACCGAGACACCCCGACGCAGGGCAGCTTCCTCAACGAGGGAACCGGGCAACAGCAGGCGAGCCTTGTCGATGGCAACCTGAGCATCCTCGAGATTATCGGGTAGAGAGAGAATGGCCTGAACCAGAGCAATCTGCCCCCCCAAGGTGGGCGAAAGAGACAGAGGGTCTATGGCAGAAAAAACACGATAGGCTTCATTTTTGCGGCCTTCGATATAGGCCAGAGCGCCCTTGAGAAGAGCCGGGTCAACCGCAGGCGGCGGATCAAGCGACAAAAGCCTATGGCCCACCGCAGGATGTCCGCCCGAGAGCAGATGAATGACGGCTGCGCGCGCATTTTGCTCATTCTGCCAAACCTTGGGAGGCAATTCGAGAAAATGGCGGTTGAGATTGATGATCAGCTTGCGCTGGGCTTTGAGGGCCTGTGTGGAACCCTTCGCCGTTTGGGCCTGAAGATTTTGAACCACGCGAACCTGTAGATAGGGCTGCATATCATCAACCGATGCATCGACAGCATGAGGAACAACCGTGCCATTTGCAGTCTGATCGGCGCTCGTGTCCGTGTCTTGCCCGGAAGAGACCGCAGATCCCGTTTCCGGTGCGCGTGCGTCGTCGGCTCTGGCTGGCACCATGGAGACGTCTTCGATGACCCGGATCGCCTTTTGCTGATCGGCTGATTTGCCAGTGGTCTGGCCAGCCGTCTGGTCTGTTGTCTGGGCCGTCGCGCCAGACAGGCTTGCGGCAGTGCATAGGCAGGCCAGCAGAGCGGAGGTCATCAGGCGGGTGCGAAGACTAAAGCTGTGCGCTGATGGAGTTTGCTTGATCATTGCGGTGCCTCTTTGCTCGGCTGCACGAGAATTTCAATGCGGCGGTTGTCATCGGCTTCCGGATCATCGGGATGCTTCAGGGCGCGATCGGCATACCCTTCCACCCGGAGCAGGCGGTCTTCATCCAGTCCACCACGGATCAGCATGAAGCGGGCCATGTGGGCACGGGCTGTCGAGAGGCGCCAGTTGTCCGATTTGCCATTGCGGAATGGGCGCGCATCGGTATGTCCCCGAATGATGATGTTGCCCTTGACCTCTTTGAGGCTCTTGGCGATGCGTTCAAGCAGCGTAATGGATTGCGCTGTTGGCTCGGAAGACCCGATGGCGAACATGCCATAGTCCGCGCTGTCCGAAACATTGATGAGCATGTCGTCGCCGCTTGTGGTCACGGTGAGTTCATTGCCGATTGTCGGGCGCGGTTCTTCATTGAGAGCGGCATTCAGGATGGTTCTGAATTCATCCACCTGTTGGTCAAGAGCGCTGGTGCCCCTTGATTTGCCTATCGCGTCATTGACAGCTGGGCCAAGGCCGGTTGACTGGTGGGTGCTTACAGCAGCCTGCTCGGTTTGGGTATCCTGCGCATTGCCCTTGCTTTGGGTTTCATTGATCTGAGCCTCCTTGCCTTCTGGTCCGGCACCCTGTTCTTCCATCGGGCTCTGGGCCGAGCCGGCAGAAGCCATGGCAAAGCCGGTTTGCGAAGAGCCTGCGTCTAAGGCGCTGGCGTTAGAGGCCGCGTTTTCAGCTGAAAGGCTTTCGCCCTCTGTGGATCGGGCTGGTGACTGATCGGAGTCCTGTCCCGCTATGGAGAAATTGGAAGAGGTGGCTTCCTCTGTCATATCCATTTCTTCGAGCGAGAGGGGATTGAGACGCCAGGAAAGAGGGGCAAATGGATCGCGCATGGCTTCGCCGCCTGAGCCTTCGATCTGGCTATCATTCTGGGCAAGGTTCTGCGTGGTGTCGGTATCGTCCTGAGACTGACTTGCTGCGACCTTTCCCTTCATTACGATGCGATCAAGAACCCCGTAAGGATCTGAAAAGATTTCAGCTTCGGTAAAGGTTGGCAGTGGCCTGCTATCTTCTTTGCCGCGAGAACGGGCCGCACTCGCCTGTCTACTCGGCCCATTGGCCTCAGCCGGAGTCGCCGACTGGGAGAGAGAGCGCCCGTCATCTGCGTCATCCTGCTGGGACGAGGCCTTGGGCGGCGTGGCTTCTGGGCCGACTTTCATATCCTTCGGGTCCGGGTCTTCCAGCCCTTTGGGAAAGGACGTCATGGCCGAGAGTTTCACGGGATTGAAATAGCGTGCGATATGCTTCTTGGCAGCGTCATCGGTACTGGAGATCAGCCACATGACCATGAAAAAGGCCATCATCGCCGTCATGAAGTCGGCGTGGGCGATCTTCCATACGCCGCTATGGGGTTTCTCGATATTGATATCATGGCGGCGGCGAATGATGATCAATTCCTTTTCGTGTGCCTGTTCCAGATCAGTCATCTTGCACCGCCTCTTCCAGTTGGGTCAGATAATCGGAAATACGCGTTTCGAAAACGCAAGAATCCACCTTGAGGGAAAGCTCGGTGGGTTCGTCCTGCAGATTTTGCGGGGCAACGTCGCCCACAAGCGCCGAGAGCTTTTCGCAATCCACTGCCGAACTCAGTTGCTCAAGCAAATTTTCCGGGCCGCGCAAGATCGGGCTTTCTGCAACACAATCATGCAAGGCTCGCTCGGCGACATCAGAAAAAATCTCGATGATGCGGCGATGCGCCTGTTCAGCAAGAAAAGGCTGGAGCATTTCGGCCACCTGATCGGCGAGCTCGTTTTTAATCTCCGCCATCTGTTCGTCGACATGTCCATGAAGCTGGCGATGCAGCTCGGCGGCCAGCACCTGTTTCATGGCGTCGAATTCCTCGCGCAGTTTCAGCCGCTGCAGGGATAGCTGCTCCTGCCAGAGGAGTTCTGCGTCCTTCAATCCATTGGCCCAGGCTTCTGTGCAATCGCTTTGGGTTTCCGCGCGCGTTTGGGGCGCCTCGGGTTGCTTTGCAATTGGCAGCAAGAGATCAAGTCCGCCGAAGACAATCTCGGTTGGCTCTGTTTTGCCAAGTGGCTTGACTTCTTTGCCCAGCGGCTTGATTTCGGCAGGCTCCAGCGGCGCGTCCTTGACAGATGGGATCAGGTCCTTGAGAGGGATCGTCATCAAGCTGTCTCCGATTCATAGAACCACTGCTTGAGGATCGCGGCGGACTGCTCTTCATTCATCTCGACCACCCGTTCCAACTTCCGCACAGGAGAGGCATCCAGCTTCTTGGACAATTCCTCAATCAGGCCGGCATGGGTGCTCGGATCTGAGGTCATGTAGCCCAGTTGATCATCAAGACCAATCTCAAGCTCGGAGTCTTCAGGGGTGTTGTCATTGGCCACTGGTTTTGGAACCAGAGCACTGATTGCAGGGCGCAGGCCGAACCAGATCAGCAAGGTGGAAACCACCAGAATGCTCACGGCATTGACCACGTTGCCTGACTGCTGCAACAGCACCTGGGTTACGGTCAGCGGTGGCAGTGGCTCAAGCTCGCCGGTGCCAGCCTGGAAATCGACAACAGCAACCTTGATCTGATCTCCGCGGGTGGCATTCAGGCCTGCCGCAGAAGAAGCCAACTGGCTGATTTCTTCGATATGCTTATTGATGGCGGTGTTGATCGTTTCTTCATCGGCGCCATCGCCCAGAGTTTCCAGAAGGTGAGCCCGGTTTACCAGAACGGCGATGGAGAGACGTTCCACATCATAGCCCTCGCGGGTCTGCTCGACCTTCTTGGTTGAAATCTCGTAGTTGATCGTTTCCTCGCGGCGTTGGTTCTCTTCCACCGACTGTTCGCTGCCGCTGTTGTCGACCTGTTCATCAGGTAGATTCTGTTCCACCGTGGTCGGGGGTTGAGAACTGGCATTCTGCGCGCTTTCGCTTGAACGAACGGTCTGGATGCTGCGCTCGATGCGGCTATCTGGGTCAAAAATCGTCTGCGCCACACGTTCCTTGTCCGTATTGAGCGTGGCGGCAACAGAAACCTGAAAGTTGGGAAGGCCAAGATAGGGCGTAAGGGTTTTGCGGATATTTTCCTGAATGCGATCAGACACGAGCGTTTCAAGCCCTGCCATTTCGCCAGCGGAAGAGGCATCCTTGCCCTGTCCGGAGGCGAGCAGCTCGCCTGAGGAATCCAACACCGTCACTTCGGCCGGTTTCATGCCCGGAACAGCGGCTGCCACCAGATAACGAATGGCCTGTGCCGTCTGGAACTCCCCGGTGCCCGATCCTCGGATGACAACAGAAGCTGAAGGCATCTGGTCCTTCTTGCGGAAGGACCCCTTTTCCGGCAACACGATATGTACGCGCGCCGACTGTACATCCTTCATCGACTGGATTGTTCGGCCCAATTCGCCTTCCAGCGCCCGAACGCGCGTAATCTCCTGCATGAAAGACGTCAGGCCCAGCGATCCGAGATTGTCGAAAAGCTCATATCCTGCACTATCGCCGCGGGGCAATCCCCTTTCGGCCAGCAACATACGGGCGCGCGATGCAGAGGAATGGTTGACGAGAACCGCCGAGCTTTCCGTGTTGACATCAAACCGGATGCCCGAATCCTGCAAGGCTGACCCGATCCGCGTGATGTCTTCCCGGTCCAGCCCGGAATAAAGCACGGTCATTTGTGGTTTGGAGAGAAAATACGCCCCACCCCCAACCAACATAAGGGTCATAAGCCCGATAAGGCCAAGAGCCATGAGTCTTCTGGGACCGAGCTCTTTGAGATTTGCCAATATTTTTTCGGCTTGTTCACTTCCAGGCATCGAAATTCAACCCTCTTTCAAGCAAAAGGAAACGTCTTTTGTGACTATGGGCCGGAAAGCTTGCGTGAAGCCTGTGCAGCGCGTTTGAATTGAAGATTGCCGTCCAAAATTAAAGTCAAAGAGGA contains the following coding sequences:
- a CDS encoding transglycosylase SLT domain-containing protein; this translates as MRAAAASEGVPLGILYAVGLTETGRGLKLHPFALNIEGKTVMTSSKHAALDAVREARKNGKKLIDIGCMQINHYYHSDQFASLDEMIDPHANVRYAAKFLRQLRARQGSWTMAVARYHAGPDNNPAQKRYVCAVIRNLVASKFGQWTAKSRAFCDR
- a CDS encoding flagellar hook-length control protein FliK yields the protein MPSQTIPAAGANVNTKALFSGKHSVHGDSQHKRQAHDNSASYGDEAEQAANEAAELESKSHKKQADKANGDTGPSSFEKLFDLVSPDANKKAATTIAAEASSEQSAEKADFKSVQQLLAQAGFGQAPDKTGSSAQTGANTDPLLQAGKGQLPEQALSDAALAGKQHNGTAGSMGKVEARAAKDAKALFQGLSQPPEKVSLGSMEQLAKSAQSNPVDPTNLKAFSLDTRATSAFDTVMPIVRDAMLTPTQKAQRDGFSVLKQETHFAPMDMLETNGVVSPQTGLTTANSVLRQIGDALSGSLNGQGSANPDSALDGQFSSGLKLHRSGDVLRVLDIQLHPADLGKVRLSVRLNDNNIEVRIEASKAETAKMLETNQHELNKLLQKAGYQADRIAVVAMDEKGPSQILPPSSSDSLNQQNGQDRSGSSGANNGSGDQGGQKQQSGARDEGGLFSMESFDDNSDGVHHEATNESQPYRGLTL
- a CDS encoding chemotaxis protein, producing the protein MIKQTPSAHSFSLRTRLMTSALLACLCTAASLSGATAQTTDQTAGQTTGKSADQQKAIRVIEDVSMVPARADDARAPETGSAVSSGQDTDTSADQTANGTVVPHAVDASVDDMQPYLQVRVVQNLQAQTAKGSTQALKAQRKLIINLNRHFLELPPKVWQNEQNARAAVIHLLSGGHPAVGHRLLSLDPPPAVDPALLKGALAYIEGRKNEAYRVFSAIDPLSLSPTLGGQIALVQAILSLPDNLEDAQVAIDKARLLLPGSLVEEAALRRGVSVAAAENDTRLFQAYSLQYMRRFNNSIYNSDFRRRFAIAMRRFGESKEGSNFAELDTVISEFDMDARRSLYLLLSYSSLIAGNVPLAQQAAKAALPLTLDGSQDQSRSHLYLAGSMIDADSIKLSLQHLWKVQRSNLTSRDQLLAEKISQVINNIRAWPETRDPALAFTIRPLTGDKGKPGWQLETLTEGRQAIRQTDLFLSSSKQSSLR
- a CDS encoding MotB family protein; the protein is MTDLEQAHEKELIIIRRRHDINIEKPHSGVWKIAHADFMTAMMAFFMVMWLISSTDDAAKKHIARYFNPVKLSAMTSFPKGLEDPDPKDMKVGPEATPPKASSQQDDADDGRSLSQSATPAEANGPSRQASAARSRGKEDSRPLPTFTEAEIFSDPYGVLDRIVMKGKVAASQSQDDTDTTQNLAQNDSQIEGSGGEAMRDPFAPLSWRLNPLSLEEMDMTEEATSSNFSIAGQDSDQSPARSTEGESLSAENAASNASALDAGSSQTGFAMASAGSAQSPMEEQGAGPEGKEAQINETQSKGNAQDTQTEQAAVSTHQSTGLGPAVNDAIGKSRGTSALDQQVDEFRTILNAALNEEPRPTIGNELTVTTSGDDMLINVSDSADYGMFAIGSSEPTAQSITLLERIAKSLKEVKGNIIIRGHTDARPFRNGKSDNWRLSTARAHMARFMLIRGGLDEDRLLRVEGYADRALKHPDDPEADDNRRIEILVQPSKEAPQ
- the fliF gene encoding flagellar basal-body MS-ring/collar protein FliF is translated as MPGSEQAEKILANLKELGPRRLMALGLIGLMTLMLVGGGAYFLSKPQMTVLYSGLDREDITRIGSALQDSGIRFDVNTESSAVLVNHSSASRARMLLAERGLPRGDSAGYELFDNLGSLGLTSFMQEITRVRALEGELGRTIQSMKDVQSARVHIVLPEKGSFRKKDQMPSASVVIRGSGTGEFQTAQAIRYLVAAAVPGMKPAEVTVLDSSGELLASGQGKDASSAGEMAGLETLVSDRIQENIRKTLTPYLGLPNFQVSVAATLNTDKERVAQTIFDPDSRIERSIQTVRSSESAQNASSQPPTTVEQNLPDEQVDNSGSEQSVEENQRREETINYEISTKKVEQTREGYDVERLSIAVLVNRAHLLETLGDGADEETINTAINKHIEEISQLASSAAGLNATRGDQIKVAVVDFQAGTGELEPLPPLTVTQVLLQQSGNVVNAVSILVVSTLLIWFGLRPAISALVPKPVANDNTPEDSELEIGLDDQLGYMTSDPSTHAGLIEELSKKLDASPVRKLERVVEMNEEQSAAILKQWFYESETA